The nucleotide sequence CTGTAATAAGCATCCACCAAGACCCACTCCTTCAAACAATTGATGGAAACAAATAGCAGCAATGAGGGGCCTGATTGTACGTGCATTTTGAGAGGCCCCCATTGAAAGCCCAATCACCACTGAGTGCACCACAATCCCTAGTTCCAGTACCTGCACCCATCAATTCTATGAAATCTTAAACCTTTGTACTTATAAATTATTACCATTACTATTACCATTTTTGCTGTGGTTGCTATATGTATGTTTGAATCATCATACCTGAGCAATAATTTGGTATCTCAACAATTTTGAGGCCTCTTCATCAAGCTTCTTCACACCAACTCCATGTGAATGCCCATGTCCATGTCCATGCTCTATTTGATTCCCATGCTCGCATTCCACTTCATTCATACCATGTTTCCTATAATAACTCATCGCAAAAGAGTCCACCATCAGTGTTAAAACGGCTGCGACCATGGCTATGAACGTTGTGAATGGGAATTTGCTCCATGGATAGTCCGGCAGGCATGGAGAAGTCAAGCACTCAAATGAATCCGGCAGCACGTGGACGTAGCCGGTGGCCAGGATAACACCCGATGCAAATGCTTTCACCAGGACGAACACTTTTCCATCTGGTTTAAATAGTGGCATGCCTCGTAGAAGTATGGGGGAGGAGATGCCCAAGATGCTAGCAATCAGTATCGTGAATATCGCTATCACCTTCAGCTTTAAGGCTGATGCCTTTTCTTCTGATACTTCTGTGGCCACTCGGCATTCCGATCCCGCTCCGTCGGCATCTTCCTTGCCCCAAGTTTGCACTGTCAAGGAAAGCAGGAGGAGAAGGAGGGTTAGAGCTCCAAGGTTTTTCAAGGAAGCCATGACTATAGAGCAGTGGAGCCGCAGTGGAGTCCTAAATAGTCACCATATGCCTAGGGCTAAGTATCTCCAATATCAAATTtagtattttgaattttgtccAAACTGGGTTTATTGAgggcaaaatatattaaaaaaatatccattaatatacattaaaattaataattttaagggtatttaagtattttaattGCTGAGAAGGAAGCGTATGTTAGGCCTGTGTTTAGGCTGGTGTTGCATGTGCATTGCACAAGGATGActaattttttcttactttttctattaaaaccACGTTCCTTGAGTTTTGAATCACGTGCTTTACATGGTTTCAAtgcttttattgaaaaaattataaaatctaaaaactGAACTAttcttaaattaagaaaaaattccattaaaaacacACGTGCGTGAGATTTGAGTATGTCTGTTTCATATCatgttaagaattttttaaaatctaaccACCAAGTGTTATTAACTTACAAAAAATTTCCAATTGAAAAAACCACACTCAGTGAGATTTGGGTGacatgatttatatatataatttcaacgcttttaaattaatttgtctATTTCATATCATCTgaagaattttctttaattaatctaagcattgaaatatttataaattaggaaaaaaaaaaatctacgtAGATTATCGCATCAATTGAAaacagaattttttttattaaatatacttctaaaattattaaagattaaataatgaattaataaaatattaatttatttttcatattgagtCAAAGTTGGAAAGCAACCTTCTTGCTGCTGTGAGAGGATGGTGTGCTGCTTCACCATTACTCAAATTTTGACTTCTCAgtcaaattttctcaattttataaaggataataatataatattagagcATGAGTCAAtcaggttatatttgatttttgaaaaatttggggaaaaatatgaggaaataaaaaaagaaagaaaatgtggaaggaaaaaaaaaaaaaaattatttttatatgtttctttgaattcttttcacttaatttcctctattatataaagatgaaataattttaaaatgtataaatttccaatgtcataccttaactttttcaatgtggtcgaaggtaacgcctttgtgaatagatctgctAGATTATTGTATGATCgaatttgttgaacatcaatCTCACATTTCTCTTGgagctcatgagtatagaagaatttaggggAGATATGCTTAGTTTTGTTAGCTTTTATGAATCCTtatttaatttgtgcaatacaaataatattatcttcatgtaacttaGTTGCATTGCCTTTGATGGacggtagtccacatgtttcttgaatatattgaaTCACTGACCTTAGTCATACACATTCAtaacttgcttcatgaattgtaagaatttctaaatgatttgaagatgtgATTATCATTGTTTGCTTGACTAATATCTAAGATATTGTCATACCGCCATAAATAAAGATATATCCTGTTTGAGATTGAGTTTTATGAGGATTTAAAAATATCTTGCATCTGCATACCCAatcaattgtgattttgattcttttttaataatataagcCCATGTCATTTGTTCTACGAAGGTATtacaatatatgtttaattccatTCCAATGCCTTCTAGTTGGTACAAAATTGTATCTTGCTAGCAAGTTGACAGagaatgttatgtttggtttagtacaatttgcaagatacattAGTGCATTAATTGCACTTAGATATGGTACTTTTGGACcaaacaattcttcattttcttctttagaaCGAAATAGGtctttgttcacttcaagtgaacgaACAACCATGAGGGAATTAAGTGAATGTGATTTGTTCATATAAAATCGTTTTAAtactttctctatatatgtcgATTGATGGACTAATATGCCATTTGAAAAATGCTCAATCTGTAGGTCGAgacaatattttgttttccccaaatctttcatttcaaatttcttctttaaataattggttgttcttgtgagctctttagGAATCCCTATAAGgttcaaatcatccacatatactacAATTATTGTAAGCCTAATTTTTATCTCTTGATAAAAACACATAGGCAAATTGGATTATtcacatatcatttttttaacaaatactcACTCAAACGATTATACCACATGCGTCCGAATTGCTTTAATCCATGTAGAGATCTTTGTAGTTTGATTGGGTACATGTTTCGAGGTTTTGGATTAGTTGCTTCGAGCAATTTGAATCCTTTAggtattttcatatatatgtcaatATCTATTGACCCATATAAATAGATTGTAACAACATCCATGAAACGCATATTTAGTTCTTCAAAGACTGTTAAACTTATCAAGTATTGAAATGTGATTGCATCCATTACAGGGGAATAAGTTTCCTTATAGTCTATACTAGGTCTTTGAGAGAAACCCTGAGCAGAAATTcgtgctttatatcttatgatttcatcattctcatttctcTTTCTCACAAATACCCATTTACATCCAATAGGCTTTATGTTTCCAGGTGTTTGAATTGTAGGTCCAAATACCTCTCATATTGCTAATGAATTTAACTCTGTTTGgattgcttctttccattttggccaatcattcaTTTTTCGATATTCATCCATAGTTTGTGGTTcttgatcttcatcatttctcatgATGTTAATAGCTACTTGGAATGCAAATATATTGCTTATGATAATGTCATTGTGGTTCCTAGTTTCTACTATGTGACTCATTGAGATATCTTCAGTTCTAGATGCCAGAATTTGATCaatttgtgcctcttcaggggcgaATTGTTTATCAAGTTGGGTTTCATCAATTGACCCTTTCATATTTGTGAACCCTTTAAGAGCACCAAGCTTTTCAtatgttattccttttttttttttttttttttttttctaggaacTGAATCTTTTAAGCTAATAGGTCCACCACACTTCAAACATGTCTTAGATTCACTTGCTATAACATTCTCTAATTGTTCTTTAGAGACATCAATATGTGTCAGGGTATTCATAGCCGACATGCGtgaattttttactttctttatatttgtgaaaGCATgaggtaattgatttgcaagtccTTACAAATGAATAATCTTTTGAATTTCTAGTTCACACTGCCTTGTACGAGGATAAAGATGAGACAAGGAGGGTACATACCATGTAATGTCTCGCCATTCTTCTGGAATTGACTTGCCTCTCCCTAATGGTGGGAAAATTATCTCTTTAAACTAGAAATTTGCATAACATGTAATAATATCCTTCAAAGGTTCAAATCTAGTAGTCATTAGTTGAAGAAACTTTTGGTTCTTTAATGAATATCCATTTGACATTTCAAGGAGTTGATGCATCATTGTTTACCTTAGGGACCAAGTTGGTCATCTCAAATTCTTCTAGATTTGATAGAATGTCAAGTATCATTCATATGGATTTGTGTGCCACTACTGACATAGTATGAGCTCGTTTGGAGCTTTTAATCAAGTTTTCATAAATTCATATATGTAGTAATGATATCAATCGACTAGTGACATTGTATGAGCTCTTCAAGAGCTTTCAATCAAGTTTCCATAAATTGATATGGTAATGACATCAATTATTACATATTGtacaattaatgagacaaatattttagaatatactTATTAAGCAATCAATAGTATgtgtaaataaaacatttagaaaatatgatatgtaccatattagataaaaagacacaacatgagaaaacaaagatcctacatgagaataatttttttttttcatcaccaATTAATCAGTAAATTTTATCATTAGGATTTCTAAAGAAAGTTGCAATAATCTAGGTTAGATATGTTAAccttttatttactaaaaattttcttttaattttagtaaaagTCAATGAAATGTTTGATCATATGGCTAATATGCATCAACCATCATTTTATGTTCAACTACGGTAAGTTTATTCTACAAGcctaactttttttattttttattttttcatttcacCACCTCTGGTGTAGGGTTTGAATTTCTTCTTGGGAAAACAATGACCCTCATGGATTAAGAAGTTATTGTATACTAGATTTAGATCATATCTTATTCTATGATCGTATTCCTAATCGGTtacattcacttcagggaacaATTTCAATccaattagaaaatattggtgGTTGTTAATGAAAAACTCACTATTATCAATTACATCTAGTTATGGTGAACTTAAAGGAGGATCGTAGTCTTTTAGTGGGtaaactttcttttatattattctaaAGAACCAAAGTCTATCATATTTTAATGACATAGAAATTACCTATAATAACAAACtaaatagaaaactaaaaatatttaaataaatttaaaaatgtgaaaCATTTAACTATGCCTTTTTATGATACATgatgactattttaaaaatgaagtatGACAATTATAGATTTAGATATTTAAACCTTCATATCTAATAGAAAGAATACTAATGATACATTCAAATCCAAAACATGGAAAGTTAAGGATTTCAATAattgaattcttaaaaaaaaagaagaattcatatttcataactttaggctataaaaatatataaaattcttgTAACTCTAGCCTCTATATGAAACAACAATGTTTATATCATAATACTTATAATAATCTCTATTTATGTATAACgtatattttgttttacataTATGTGacttcaaattataaattttctataCGACTTCTAGCCATTaaagattataaaattaattattcaacATAGATCTTAGTTATgagaaattatataatattattattattatatttttttgtataaattttagctataataacatataaaataataatctctaTAGTTTTCATTTATAGGAAATGCCTATTTTCTTCCATAGAACTTCaggttatgaaaatattttatatatttttttttcaagatataaaatatatacaaaaaattttcatatagcTTTAGGCTTTAAACTAcaagaatatataaaagtttttcataTAGCTTTGGGCTATAAGAATATGCTAATTAATTATTCACATAGCTTTGGGCTATAAcgatatacaaattatttttcatgtagcTTCAGGCCaccaaatacaaattattatataacttctaattataagaatatataggaatatataattttcttctctaCATAGGTTGATAAtgataaacaatatttttcatatcatcataaagtaaaataattactaTGAATTCAAGAAACTAGCTAATAAGGCAATATTAACTAAAGACAAAATTTGTTAGAACTTCTAGCCATAATTTTATTgcgataaaatgaaaatttttgcatagcatcaaactataaaatattctctatatagcttctagctataaaatttcataaaattattaattgataatttagtttgtataacttctagttataccaTAGTTAGAAATTCTCTATATAGCTTTTGgctatacaaaattaaaatatcaatattttcaagttttttccTTAGGTACAAAAAGCATGGCTTATATAGCTTTTGACcatgaaaactttttttttttgtatagtttCTACTAAACATTCTTTTTTATTGTAACAAAAATGTATGAATTTATACATAACTTCAAGTTatgaaatattcattttataaattttggttataaaattttgttttgtataacttccagttatacaatataattaaaagaaattaaaagctaatatctttcatagcttcgagctatgattattttgtcataaCAAAAATGTACAAATTAATACATAGCATCAGACTATGAACTATTTTTATGCAAATTTGTGCATAGCTTCAAGctatgaactttcattatgtaaatttgtacatagctttaagctatgaactttcattatgcagatttgtacatagcttcggGCTacaaactatttatttttatagcttATGACTATATAATATTGTGCATAGCTTTAGGTtatgaactttcattatgtagatttgtacatagcttAAGGCCatgaactatttatttttatcacttCTAGCTagataatattgtttggtataacttccaattatatcatataattaaaaataaataattagggatCATATACATTTTGGCCATGTActtgtaattttgtaatttaccttgtaacttttggttataacaattgcacatatttttcataacttttagttatgaatttaccccataattttgtaatttaccccataacttctggttatagggattgcacatatttttcataacttctagttatgaatttttttttatgatttttgactAGAAAGAATCATATTCTTTAAGTAATACTTgtacatatttatgtattcaaataaataagtgaaagaGAAAATCAAAGGGTAATTTTATCAcgcatataaataaaatagtaaatcaTGATTTAAGTTTATGACATActtttttgtgaaaaaagaagagagaagagtctttatatttttctaaagagaaaaacttctttctatttctctgaaaagagaaaaatctttatatttcttttgtatagACTATTCatgctgataacgtgttgtaaaataaagtaagaaaaaaagaggaaaataagaaagaaagaatagaaTACACAAAGtgaaattgaattgattttcattaGGGGTTCCTCCCTTTTATAAAGAGTCACAAAGAGATAAACATCATTGCGAATGATCATTCATAAGTTTCCACAATGCtacaaattctcatattttataacaaagaatagttaaataaaatttgaaaaatagttttttgatttcttatatatatatacacatatattattccaattttaaaaaatgaatatactatcaattttattttaatttatttttaaaaaataaatttactattcatttctttcttactgtattattttttttttataaaatgaataattttaattcattttaatttttaaattaattttataatgaaaattcaagattaagagaaataaattttaaattattgttccatttaaaataaaatagtaattatttGTCTAGTaaaatgtgttatttattaattataaatgatgaagaaataatgtaaaaaaataaataaatgagatggcATATTCCATGCTCATGAAATATGCTCttgaccttttttatttttattttttattttattagttttaatatttattaaaaataatatgataaatttaaaatcagtaatggttaatattttttatgaaaacaaagtcaagagaaattaaatatttaatttttaaattatttcaaaattttcatatattttaattttaaaaattatatttttttattaaggaaaaacatggagtgaaatgaaatatttctttttttttttttcaatcctttcaattttgatatgttttcaatttatttatttatttattttagtgtgATTGGTTTCAAGGAAATTGtctaaatgaaaatataaaaagaaaaatcaaggaaatagtttttcaagaaATGGTTTTTCTAAACTCCTATGCACACACCTTTTGAAACTACACTTAGTTGCCCAAAGTCTATAACACTTTCAGCTACAAACTCTATTTGGAATCATTGAAACTCTATAACACTCACTCTTCATAGAAAAAACTAGTTTCAATTGTTTCATTTAACTCCATAATCCCTACTTGGTGTTCTTTCCTTTGTCATCTCAAACCTAGTTATCTTCACTCTCTTTCCAACTTTCTTTACATATCCTTTATTTTCCTCTCTTTAACTTTCTCTACATATCCCTTCCCTTCCTCTATGTCATTTGGGATCAGCCGAGAAGAGGAATGCTAAGAGCTGATGCAAGTTATAGACCCAAAAAATTGTCCTAAGCCCAtttctaacttttattttaGGCTAATTTCCTTTTCCATATTTTCTAGGATTGGTTTTGGAGGATTTTGTGGGCCTAAACACTAGGTTAGAGGTCTCCTTAATTTGGGTCTAATTTTAAAGTGAATTTGAGTCTTGGATAGGGATATTGACAAGTGTTAAAATCCCCACCTTCTCTTAGCTTATAAATAAAGGCCTTaggactcattttttttttttttagtatttctcTCTTGCATTGTGAGAGGAAGTATTATCAAATTTGAGAGAGGAAAGGAGGGGAAGAGAAGACTTGAAGCTTAAGGAGCAAGTTTGGCTTGGAAAGAAAGCTTTAGCATACTAGAAGCCAAATGTTTTCACTTGAGAGGAGATTCTTGGGTAAGATCAACTTCGTTTATTTTCTTGGGTTTATTCttagtttattttcattttcttttgttttatgagAGGATGAGTATATTAGATATGGATATTGAAAGGCCATATGCTTGATTGGgtttattttctcttcatttatggattctcattttatttatttattccttttggATGCTTGATGAGATATTTGTTCTCttgtttaatttgttgtttatcTATTTTCAAGtctttcttgatttgattttgttcatttattagGTTATTTCTCCTTTTTTGAAGCACATTAAATTAATCATGAGACAAGGCCCCTTTAGATTTGAGatcattgatttttcttttgattcttcttttaaggattttcttttcctctttgttttgatgttttttttggaagtatttatgattgattttaaactaaaaattgaGAGCcacatgtttgatttttttttttttttgtcaaaacgTGTTTTCTCTAAGAAAATGCTCCTTGGAGccttatttt is from Vitis riparia cultivar Riparia Gloire de Montpellier isolate 1030 chromosome 10, EGFV_Vit.rip_1.0, whole genome shotgun sequence and encodes:
- the LOC117924376 gene encoding fe(2+) transport protein 1-like; the protein is MASLKNLGALTLLLLLLSLTVQTWGKEDADGAGSECRVATEVSEEKASALKLKVIAIFTILIASILGISSPILLRGMPLFKPDGKVFVLVKAFASGVILATGYVHVLPDSFECLTSPCLPDYPWSKFPFTTFIAMVAAVLTLMVDSFAMSYYRKHGMNEVECEHGNQIEHGHGHGHSHGVGVKKLDEEASKLLRYQIIAQVLELGIVVHSVVIGLSMGASQNARTIRPLIAAICFHQLFEGVGLGGCLLQAEYKAKMKAIMVFFFSVTTPFGIALGIGLSHVYSDNSPASLIVVGVLNATSGGLLNYMALVDLLAADFMGTKLQSNMKLQMWAFIAVLLGVSGMSLMAKWA